In Vidua chalybeata isolate OUT-0048 chromosome 5, bVidCha1 merged haplotype, whole genome shotgun sequence, one genomic interval encodes:
- the PVALB gene encoding parvalbumin alpha, which produces MAMTDLLSAEDIKKAVGAFSAAESFNYKKFFEMVGLKKKSPEDVKKVFHILDKDQSGFIEEEELKFVLKGFTPEGRDLSDKETKALLAAGDKDGDGKIGADEFATMVAES; this is translated from the exons ATGGCTATGACTGACTTGCTCAGCGCTGAGGATATCAAGAAGGCTGTGGGAGCCTTTTCAG CGGCTGAATCTTTTAACTACAAAAAGTTTTTTGAGATGGTAGGATTGAAAAAGAAGAGCCCAGAAGATGTGAAGAAGGTTTTCCATATTCTTGATAAAGATCAGAGTGGCTTCATTGAAGAGGAAGAATTGAA GTTTGTTCTGAAGGGCTTTACCCCAGAAGGAAGAGACCTATCAGACAAAGAAACGAAGGCTCTTCTTGCTGCTGGAGATAAGGACGGTGATGGTAAAATTGGCGCTGATG aatTTGCAACTATGGTGGCTGAATCATAA